A portion of the Nitratidesulfovibrio termitidis HI1 genome contains these proteins:
- the prfB gene encoding peptide chain release factor 2 (programmed frameshift): MLQLAELRARSAALIDQYASLWGRLDLAGNRNRLDEIERQLSSPDAWNNPEKLTPVLQEKSQLEGEITRLERLETCRRDVTEWLTLAEEEEAAGEPGQEALESLAEQVTVLENLLQETEMNMLLSGKEDRMPAIVEIHPGAGGTEAQDWAEMLVRMYLRWADTHDMKAEYLDYLAGDEAGVKSVTLRMSGANAYGLLKGEKGIHRLIRISPFDSSGRRHTSFASVDVIPDVGQEITVDMKETDLRIDIFRSSGPGGQSVNTTSSAVRITHLPTGISAQCQNEKSQHSNRDTAMQILRARLYELELRKLEEEKKAQYAGKDAIGFGSQIRTYTLQPYRLVKDHRTNTEIGDVEAVLDGRIDQLLRDYLLYLHGQKTN, from the exons ATGCTTCAGCTTGCCGAATTGCGCGCGCGCAGCGCCGCCCTCATCGACCAGTACGCCTCCCTCTGGGGGCGTCTT GACCTTGCGGGCAACCGCAACCGCCTCGACGAGATCGAGCGCCAGCTTTCCAGCCCCGACGCCTGGAACAACCCCGAAAAACTCACCCCGGTCCTGCAGGAAAAAAGCCAGCTCGAAGGCGAGATAACGCGCCTGGAGCGGCTGGAAACCTGCCGCCGCGACGTCACCGAATGGCTGACCCTGGCCGAGGAAGAAGAAGCGGCGGGCGAACCGGGGCAAGAAGCCCTGGAATCGCTGGCCGAACAGGTGACGGTGCTGGAAAACCTGCTGCAGGAGACGGAGATGAACATGCTCCTCTCCGGCAAGGAAGACCGCATGCCCGCCATCGTGGAAATCCACCCCGGCGCTGGCGGCACCGAAGCCCAGGACTGGGCCGAAATGCTGGTGCGCATGTACCTGCGCTGGGCCGACACCCACGACATGAAGGCCGAATACCTGGACTACCTGGCGGGTGACGAGGCAGGCGTGAAAAGCGTCACCCTGCGCATGTCCGGGGCCAATGCCTACGGTCTGCTGAAGGGCGAAAAGGGGATTCACCGGCTCATCCGCATTTCGCCGTTCGATTCGTCCGGCCGTCGGCACACCTCGTTCGCCTCGGTGGACGTGATCCCCGACGTGGGCCAGGAAATCACCGTGGACATGAAGGAAACGGACCTGCGCATCGATATCTTCCGTTCCAGCGGCCCCGGCGGCCAGAGCGTGAACACCACCAGTTCCGCCGTGCGCATCACCCACCTGCCCACGGGCATTTCCGCCCAGTGCCAGAACGAAAAGTCGCAGCACAGCAACCGCGACACGGCCATGCAGATCCTGCGCGCCCGGCTGTACGAACTGGAACTGCGCAAGCTGGAAGAAGAAAAAAAGGCCCAGTACGCGGGCAAGGACGCCATCGGTTTCGGCAGCCAGATCCGCACCTACACGCTGCAACCGTACCGCCTTGTGAAGGACCACCGCACCAATACGGAAATTGGCGACGTCGAGGCCGTGCTGGACGGCCGCATCGATCAGCTCCTGCGGGACTATCTGCTGTACCTCCATGGCCAGAAAACCAATTGA
- a CDS encoding hemolysin family protein has protein sequence MDGESGSPIWSRITRLFQNRTGDSVEQAIIEAREDGELDAEEGSMLLNILSLDDTQVQDIMTPRTDIDCVEVDNSLGEVIERIVASGHSRIPIYRDNRDNIVGVVYAKDLLRCFVDPTGCATPVAELMREPYFVPETKNVYELLQEFRSRKNHMAIVLDEYGGTSGLVTIEDVLELIVGDIEDEHDAPRDEDIVVLDGENYQLSGRALLEDLEELGISLDSDEVDTIGGYLSMLAGHVPQAGETFDLVGRRFEVAEADAKQIRTVRVGPLDAA, from the coding sequence TTGGACGGAGAATCGGGCAGTCCCATCTGGTCGCGCATCACGCGGCTGTTCCAGAACCGCACCGGCGACTCGGTGGAACAAGCCATCATCGAAGCCCGCGAAGACGGCGAACTGGACGCCGAAGAAGGCTCGATGCTGCTGAACATCCTGAGCCTTGACGACACGCAGGTTCAGGACATCATGACCCCCCGCACGGACATCGACTGCGTCGAGGTGGACAACTCCCTCGGAGAGGTCATCGAGCGCATCGTCGCCTCCGGGCATTCCCGCATCCCCATCTACCGCGACAACCGCGACAACATCGTGGGCGTGGTCTACGCCAAGGATCTCTTGCGCTGCTTCGTCGACCCCACCGGGTGCGCAACCCCGGTGGCCGAACTGATGCGCGAACCGTACTTCGTGCCGGAGACCAAGAACGTCTACGAACTGCTCCAGGAGTTCCGCAGCCGCAAGAACCACATGGCCATCGTGCTCGACGAGTACGGCGGCACCTCCGGCCTTGTGACCATCGAGGACGTGCTGGAACTCATCGTGGGCGACATCGAGGACGAGCACGACGCCCCGCGCGACGAGGACATCGTGGTCCTGGACGGCGAGAACTACCAGCTTTCCGGGCGCGCCCTGCTGGAAGACCTGGAAGAACTGGGCATCAGCCTGGATTCGGACGAGGTGGACACCATCGGCGGCTACCTCAGCATGCTGGCGGGCCACGTGCCCCAGGCGGGTGAAACGTTCGACCTGGTCGGACGCCGCTTCGAGGTTGCCGAGGCCGACGCCAAGCAGATCCGCACCGTGCGCGTGGGGCCGCTGGACGCAGCCTGA
- a CDS encoding GGDEF domain-containing protein codes for MTGWTGGTDVTGVTGGTDHPEPVVPSAEAGTPGDSAQLLGELDALRRALAEEAARAASANPDQPVDAPADGPLLAVARLFPGMTRHRWLTLAEEHGLREWFAIDLDKSTNFNLRELQKAVEELAHQRDHDPLTGLMNRRAFLRQVELELQRVHRGGTEICLAMLDLDDFKRVNDTWGHACGDLVLRRLADLLRDATRAYDVAARIGGEEFVLLLPGASPMRAQALLERLLQDLRDESFECRGETFRSSFSAGIAGCKGATVCQAEELLDRADKALYEAKASGKARVRVHRLPGVPDYDRSTMVQSDEKQFLFSGNDD; via the coding sequence ATGACCGGCTGGACCGGCGGGACCGACGTGACCGGTGTGACCGGCGGGACCGACCACCCCGAACCGGTCGTCCCTTCCGCAGAAGCGGGAACCCCGGGCGATTCCGCCCAACTGCTGGGCGAACTCGACGCCCTGCGCCGCGCGCTGGCCGAAGAAGCCGCGCGAGCCGCTTCCGCCAATCCGGATCAGCCGGTCGACGCCCCCGCCGACGGCCCCCTGCTGGCCGTGGCCCGACTGTTTCCGGGCATGACCCGGCACCGCTGGCTGACCCTGGCCGAAGAACACGGCCTGCGCGAATGGTTCGCCATTGACCTGGACAAGAGCACCAACTTCAACCTGCGCGAACTGCAAAAGGCCGTGGAAGAACTGGCCCACCAGCGCGATCACGACCCCCTCACCGGCCTGATGAACCGCCGGGCCTTCCTGCGCCAGGTAGAACTGGAACTGCAGCGGGTACACCGGGGCGGCACCGAGATATGCCTTGCCATGCTGGACCTGGACGACTTCAAGCGGGTCAACGACACATGGGGGCACGCCTGCGGTGATCTGGTGCTGCGCCGCCTGGCCGACCTGCTGCGCGACGCCACCCGCGCCTACGACGTGGCGGCCCGCATCGGCGGCGAGGAATTCGTGCTGCTGCTGCCGGGCGCATCGCCCATGCGTGCCCAGGCCCTGCTGGAGCGGCTGTTGCAGGACCTGCGCGACGAATCCTTCGAATGTCGTGGCGAAACCTTTCGGAGCAGCTTTTCGGCGGGCATCGCCGGGTGCAAGGGCGCCACGGTGTGCCAGGCGGAAGAACTGCTGGACCGGGCAGACAAGGCCCTGTACGAGGCCAAGGCCTCCGGCAAGGCCCGCGTGCGGGTGCACCGGCTGCCGGGCGTGCCCGACTACGACCGCTCGACCATGGTGCAGTCGGACGAGAAGCAGTTTCTTTTTTCAGGAAATGATGACTAG
- a CDS encoding MinD/ParA family protein has protein sequence MTQNTTLSVSILSGKGGVGKTNIALNLGYCLYRGGHPLLLMDCDLGLANLDVLLGIAPDKNMQDLLDSDAAPRDVAVPIEQGGFDFLPAASGVPELVEMDGDMRALLVRKLEPLFAQYDFLFLDLGAGINPTVLAFAAMTQLRVVIVTPEPTSLTDSYALMKVLSTQHGVRDFFVIVNQAESRKEETQTFERLAAACRKFLDIEPQFLGGVRLDKALPDAVRKQKPLMRVSPQSPAAQDLFSIAVKLQRMRAALLPELADRHPLRALSEEAY, from the coding sequence ATGACGCAGAACACCACACTCAGCGTTTCCATACTCAGCGGCAAGGGGGGCGTGGGCAAGACCAACATCGCCCTCAACCTCGGCTATTGCCTGTACCGCGGCGGGCACCCCCTGCTGCTCATGGACTGCGACCTCGGGCTGGCCAACCTGGACGTCCTGCTGGGCATTGCCCCGGACAAGAACATGCAGGACCTTCTGGACAGCGACGCCGCACCGCGTGACGTCGCCGTGCCCATCGAGCAGGGCGGCTTCGATTTTCTGCCCGCCGCATCGGGCGTGCCCGAACTGGTGGAAATGGACGGCGACATGCGCGCCCTGCTGGTGCGCAAGCTGGAGCCGCTGTTCGCGCAGTACGACTTCCTGTTTCTGGACCTTGGCGCGGGGATCAATCCCACGGTGCTGGCCTTCGCGGCCATGACCCAGTTGCGCGTCGTCATCGTGACGCCGGAACCCACCTCGCTCACCGACAGCTATGCGCTGATGAAGGTGCTTTCCACCCAGCACGGGGTGCGCGACTTCTTCGTCATCGTCAACCAGGCGGAATCGCGCAAGGAAGAGACCCAGACCTTCGAGCGGCTGGCCGCCGCCTGCCGCAAGTTTCTGGACATCGAACCGCAATTTCTGGGCGGCGTGCGCCTGGACAAGGCCCTGCCGGACGCGGTGCGCAAGCAGAAGCCGCTGATGCGCGTTTCCCCGCAATCGCCTGCCGCGCAAGACCTTTTTTCCATCGCCGTCAAGCTGCAACGCATGCGTGCCGCCCTGCTGCCCGAACTGGCAGACAGGCACCCGCTGCGCGCACTTTCGGAAGAGGCATATTAA
- the dapF gene encoding diaminopimelate epimerase, which produces MSGKARTVPIHKLHGCGNDFVFIDNRALGLPVAAMPDWARSVCRRAFGVGADGLVFLDATPKDREGDYIWHFYNADGSRAEMCGNASRCAALLAVELGFAGPKHVFGTDAGLIRAEADVAAGMAKVELTPPRDLALGIELDLGEGRDMVHFVNTGVPHAVVFKRDASAVDVRTLGVALRRHAHFAPAGTNANFAQVIDRRNIHLRTFERGVEDETYACGTGAAAGAFIAHALGLTESTVNVRSSGGEILGISIEGGSVFLSGKAVRVFSGEMFLEGLGLALA; this is translated from the coding sequence ATGAGCGGCAAGGCACGCACCGTACCCATCCACAAGCTGCATGGGTGCGGCAACGACTTCGTATTCATCGACAACCGGGCGCTCGGCCTGCCCGTCGCGGCCATGCCCGACTGGGCCCGCTCCGTGTGCCGCCGCGCCTTCGGCGTGGGCGCCGACGGCCTCGTCTTTCTGGACGCAACGCCGAAAGACCGCGAAGGCGACTATATCTGGCACTTCTACAACGCCGACGGCTCGCGCGCCGAAATGTGCGGCAACGCTTCGCGCTGCGCCGCGCTGCTGGCCGTGGAACTGGGTTTTGCCGGGCCGAAGCACGTCTTCGGCACCGATGCCGGGCTCATCCGCGCCGAGGCCGACGTGGCCGCCGGCATGGCCAAGGTGGAACTGACCCCGCCCCGCGACCTGGCCCTGGGCATAGAACTGGACCTTGGCGAGGGCCGCGACATGGTGCACTTCGTGAACACCGGCGTGCCCCATGCCGTGGTGTTCAAACGCGACGCCTCGGCCGTGGACGTGCGCACCCTGGGCGTCGCGCTGCGCCGCCACGCGCACTTCGCGCCCGCGGGCACCAACGCCAACTTCGCGCAGGTCATCGACCGCAGGAACATTCACCTGCGCACCTTCGAACGCGGCGTGGAGGACGAAACCTACGCCTGCGGCACGGGGGCGGCGGCGGGCGCGTTCATCGCGCATGCGCTGGGGCTTACGGAGTCCACGGTGAATGTCAGGAGCTCCGGCGGCGAGATCCTGGGCATATCCATTGAAGGCGGCTCGGTGTTCCTTTCCGGCAAGGCCGTGCGCGTTTTCTCCGGCGAGATGTTCCTGGAAGGGCTGGGGCTGGCCCTGGCGTAA
- the dapA gene encoding 4-hydroxy-tetrahydrodipicolinate synthase yields MQFQGAFTALVTPFRNGEVDEERYRALVEWQIEQGINGLVPCGTTGESATLTHQEHKDVIRICVEQVKGRVPVLAGAGSNNTREAVELTRYAKQAGADGALLITPYYNKPTQEGLYQHFKAIAAEVPMPFVVYNVPSRTGTNLCPETLARMKRDIPEVVGVKEATGNLIQVSEIIEYCGADFQVLSGDDFTVLPLLAVGGCGVISVSSNVVPAKMSELCRAFFEGDLTTARRVHYEIASINRAMFLETNPIPVKTALSMMGRLELELRLPMVPLQPANQSRLRDILSAAGIV; encoded by the coding sequence ATGCAGTTTCAAGGCGCTTTCACCGCTCTCGTCACGCCGTTCCGCAACGGCGAGGTGGACGAGGAACGCTATCGCGCGCTGGTCGAATGGCAGATCGAACAGGGCATCAACGGCCTTGTCCCCTGCGGCACCACCGGTGAATCGGCAACGCTCACCCACCAGGAGCACAAGGACGTCATCCGCATCTGCGTCGAGCAGGTCAAGGGCCGCGTGCCCGTACTGGCGGGCGCCGGTTCCAACAACACCCGCGAGGCGGTGGAGCTTACCCGCTACGCCAAGCAGGCCGGGGCCGACGGCGCGCTGCTGATCACCCCCTACTACAACAAGCCCACCCAGGAAGGACTGTACCAGCACTTCAAGGCCATTGCCGCCGAAGTGCCCATGCCCTTCGTCGTGTACAACGTGCCCAGCCGCACCGGCACCAACCTGTGCCCGGAAACCCTGGCCCGCATGAAGCGCGACATTCCCGAGGTCGTCGGGGTCAAGGAAGCCACCGGCAACCTGATCCAGGTCTCGGAAATCATCGAATACTGCGGCGCCGACTTCCAGGTGCTGTCGGGCGACGACTTCACGGTGCTGCCCCTGCTGGCCGTGGGCGGCTGCGGGGTCATCTCGGTGAGCTCCAACGTGGTGCCCGCCAAGATGTCCGAACTGTGCCGCGCCTTCTTCGAGGGCGACCTGACCACCGCGCGTCGGGTGCACTACGAGATCGCGTCCATCAACCGCGCCATGTTCCTGGAAACCAATCCCATCCCGGTCAAGACGGCCCTGTCCATGATGGGCAGGCTTGAACTGGAACTGCGCCTGCCCATGGTGCCGTTGCAGCCCGCCAACCAGTCGCGGCTGCGCGACATCCTGTCGGCGGCGGGCATCGTCTAG
- a CDS encoding HU family DNA-binding protein: MEGWKGCSGKASAHPAAGSTPRTESYRPRRPRRPRRPRHPGRNEPPPPHRRITEDSMNKSELIKTLSDETNIPIEEAAMVVNTFVDNMKEALADGDRVEIRGFGSFKVKDYGGYSGRNPKTGDMVVVQPKRLPFFRAGKELKEFLND, from the coding sequence ATGGAAGGGTGGAAGGGCTGTTCCGGCAAGGCTTCAGCGCATCCGGCGGCAGGCTCCACGCCACGCACCGAAAGTTACAGGCCGCGTCGGCCACGTCGGCCACGTCGGCCACGTCATCCGGGGCGAAACGAGCCGCCCCCACCGCACCGCCGCATCACGGAGGATTCCATGAACAAGAGCGAACTCATCAAGACGCTGTCCGACGAGACGAACATCCCCATCGAGGAAGCCGCCATGGTCGTGAACACCTTCGTGGACAACATGAAGGAAGCGCTGGCCGATGGCGACCGCGTGGAAATTCGCGGTTTCGGCAGCTTCAAGGTCAAGGACTACGGCGGCTATTCCGGTCGCAACCCCAAGACCGGCGACATGGTCGTCGTCCAGCCCAAACGCCTGCCCTTCTTCCGCGCCGGGAAGGAACTGAAAGAATTCCTCAACGACTAG
- the lnt gene encoding apolipoprotein N-acyltransferase yields MRNTLCILLGAVGLWLGFPNPLIQLPLLALAYPLALLLLGLGASGRWSAFRLGWLTGIVGASACLYWLALPVHEYGQLPWVLAVPCAVAIGAYVGLYGGLFCLLVNLTRDRLGPFRRGLFLGCAWLLLEVLRGVFLTGFPWLTLSAAFVPWPVAIQGVALVGAYGLSGLLVAVVCWATGAIAPECGPRCPGLRRSVSPASLAQTLACALGASLVAFGLVGHGAYILSRGLPRDGESFRVALVQGNIDQDQKWEPAFQRSTVDRYLALSKDAATAGHPDLIVWPETAMPFYFQEHKEFGPAIRAFAAASRTPVLVGTPGYVNAPVKRGFLLYNRAMLVDENGGDAGHYDKEHLVPFGEYAPPGLDMPFLETLMQGVGDFTPGASVAPLRLGNLALGILICYETIFPELAQQRVADGASVLVNISNDAWFGTTSAPEQHLQLSVLRAVEQGRYVLRGTNTGISAIIDPHGRIAERGGLFRAEVIGGMATARTETTVFHRVQHLVWPVALALAALALVWPRRRS; encoded by the coding sequence ATGCGCAACACACTCTGCATCCTTCTCGGCGCCGTCGGGTTGTGGCTCGGCTTTCCCAACCCGCTGATCCAACTGCCGCTGCTCGCACTCGCCTACCCCCTCGCCCTCCTGCTGCTGGGCCTTGGCGCTTCGGGCCGCTGGTCCGCCTTTCGTCTGGGCTGGCTTACCGGCATCGTCGGCGCTTCGGCCTGCCTGTACTGGCTGGCCCTGCCCGTGCACGAATACGGCCAGTTGCCCTGGGTGCTGGCCGTGCCCTGCGCCGTGGCCATCGGCGCTTACGTGGGTCTGTACGGCGGGCTGTTCTGCCTGCTGGTTAACCTGACGCGCGACCGGCTGGGGCCGTTCCGGCGCGGGCTGTTCCTGGGCTGCGCCTGGCTGCTGCTGGAAGTGCTGCGCGGCGTGTTCCTGACCGGGTTCCCCTGGCTTACCCTGTCCGCCGCCTTCGTCCCATGGCCCGTGGCCATCCAGGGCGTTGCGCTGGTGGGCGCTTACGGCCTGTCCGGCCTGCTGGTGGCCGTGGTGTGCTGGGCCACGGGGGCCATCGCCCCGGAATGCGGCCCCCGCTGCCCCGGCCTGCGACGGTCCGTTTCCCCGGCGTCCCTGGCCCAGACCCTGGCCTGCGCGCTGGGGGCCTCGCTGGTGGCCTTCGGTCTGGTGGGGCATGGCGCCTATATCCTGTCGCGCGGCCTGCCCAGGGATGGCGAATCGTTCCGGGTGGCGCTGGTGCAGGGCAACATCGACCAGGACCAGAAGTGGGAACCCGCCTTCCAGCGGTCCACGGTGGACCGCTATCTTGCCCTGAGCAAGGACGCCGCCACCGCCGGGCACCCGGACCTGATCGTATGGCCCGAAACGGCCATGCCCTTCTACTTTCAGGAGCACAAGGAATTCGGCCCGGCCATCCGCGCCTTTGCCGCCGCCAGCCGCACCCCGGTGCTGGTGGGCACGCCGGGCTACGTCAACGCGCCGGTGAAGCGGGGCTTTTTGCTGTACAACCGGGCCATGCTGGTGGACGAAAACGGCGGCGACGCCGGACACTACGACAAGGAACACCTTGTCCCCTTCGGCGAATACGCCCCCCCCGGCCTGGACATGCCCTTTCTGGAAACCCTGATGCAGGGCGTGGGCGACTTCACTCCTGGCGCCTCCGTGGCGCCGTTGCGCCTTGGCAATCTTGCGCTGGGCATACTCATTTGCTATGAAACTATTTTTCCGGAACTGGCCCAGCAGCGCGTGGCCGACGGCGCCAGCGTGCTGGTGAACATCAGCAACGACGCGTGGTTCGGCACCACATCGGCCCCGGAACAGCACCTGCAACTGTCGGTACTGCGGGCCGTGGAACAGGGCCGCTACGTGCTGCGCGGCACCAATACCGGCATTTCCGCCATCATCGACCCGCACGGGCGCATCGCAGAGCGCGGCGGCCTGTTCCGGGCAGAGGTGATTGGCGGCATGGCCACGGCACGCACGGAGACCACCGTGTTCCACCGGGTGCAGCACCTGGTGTGGCCCGTGGCCCTGGCGCTTGCCGCCCTGGCGCTGGTGTGGCCCAGACGCCGTTCATAG
- a CDS encoding methyl-accepting chemotaxis protein has protein sequence MRFKSISTQITVLTGGLVIFFMCAFVFIASKTAYDGTLRSETANMAQVGQQIEKVAEDFVTGNLTAVRGLTQQKALASGVLYGSASLVMKDQLQQTLKGNPHYAAIHAFDATGKVLYGYTEDGQDISGKPLGMPDVLAAVSVGKEFIGTTPFKGAKGDVLFTVAAPVLNVMGQSGGGIAITLDWTSFSARFIESVKFGQHGYPFVLDGSGRFLSHPNKELLLSDASQHDFARVVLAQQTAQMEYPWEGKLKILVSRTMPITGWKICSSAYEDDLAGVARQQRLLLAIMGLVAMVAMTGSIVLLTRRVILSPMNRIRQFAGQVAQGDLRAVMDGAYRYELDDLARSIQSMVADLKEKLGFSQSVLEAMVVPVLIVDREERTVFTNKACMDMLEIDTDPKAQYGRTLAEVFYNEPGRKTAVGRAMNEKTSIKNLEVVIAGHKGGKVDVLANVTYLQDLDGNVIGGFCLYIDTTEMKRQAAIIAEQNERIARASAEADDVASQLATASEELSAQIEQSARGSDIQRERTAEAATAMEEMNASVLEVARNAGGAAEMAEKAKARAQEGAEVVDGSVRTIQHAHDLASHLKADMAELGTQAQGIGQIMNVIADIADQTNLLALNAAIEAARAGDAGRGFAVVADEVRKLAEKTMTATNEVGSAIRGIQESARKNIDNTEKATAAIEEGTGMARRSGDVLREIVGLVESTADQVRSIATASEQQSAASEEINRSTDEITRIAAETAEAMRHSAQAVEDVSRLASDLKRVIGDMRS, from the coding sequence ATGCGTTTCAAGAGCATCTCCACGCAGATCACCGTCCTTACCGGCGGGCTGGTCATCTTCTTCATGTGCGCGTTCGTGTTCATTGCGTCCAAAACCGCTTACGACGGGACGTTGCGCAGTGAAACCGCCAACATGGCCCAGGTGGGACAGCAGATCGAGAAGGTGGCGGAAGACTTCGTGACCGGCAACCTCACCGCCGTGCGCGGGCTGACCCAGCAGAAGGCGCTGGCCAGCGGGGTGCTGTACGGCAGCGCAAGCCTGGTCATGAAGGACCAGTTGCAGCAGACCCTGAAGGGCAATCCGCATTACGCCGCCATCCATGCGTTCGACGCCACGGGCAAGGTGCTCTACGGCTATACCGAGGACGGGCAGGACATTTCCGGCAAGCCGCTGGGCATGCCCGACGTGCTCGCCGCCGTCAGCGTGGGCAAGGAGTTCATCGGCACCACGCCGTTCAAGGGGGCCAAGGGCGATGTGCTGTTCACCGTCGCGGCCCCGGTGCTGAACGTCATGGGGCAGTCGGGCGGGGGCATCGCCATCACCCTCGACTGGACCAGCTTCAGCGCCCGCTTCATCGAAAGCGTGAAATTCGGCCAGCATGGCTACCCCTTCGTGCTTGACGGCAGCGGCCGGTTCCTCTCGCATCCCAACAAGGAACTGCTGCTCAGCGATGCAAGCCAGCACGACTTCGCACGCGTGGTCCTGGCGCAGCAGACCGCCCAGATGGAATACCCCTGGGAGGGCAAGCTGAAGATACTGGTCAGCCGCACCATGCCCATAACAGGCTGGAAAATATGTTCATCTGCCTATGAGGACGATCTGGCCGGCGTGGCGCGCCAGCAACGCCTGCTCCTGGCCATCATGGGGCTGGTGGCCATGGTGGCCATGACCGGCTCCATCGTGCTGCTGACCCGCCGGGTGATCCTGTCCCCCATGAACCGCATCCGCCAGTTTGCCGGACAGGTGGCCCAGGGCGACCTGCGCGCCGTCATGGACGGCGCGTACCGCTATGAACTGGACGACCTGGCCCGCTCCATCCAATCCATGGTGGCCGACCTGAAGGAAAAGCTGGGGTTCTCGCAGAGCGTGCTTGAAGCCATGGTGGTGCCCGTGCTGATCGTGGACCGCGAGGAACGCACGGTGTTCACCAACAAGGCCTGCATGGACATGCTGGAAATCGACACCGACCCCAAGGCGCAATACGGTCGCACCCTGGCCGAGGTGTTCTACAACGAACCCGGCCGCAAGACCGCCGTGGGCCGGGCCATGAACGAAAAGACCAGCATCAAGAACCTTGAGGTGGTCATTGCCGGGCACAAGGGCGGCAAGGTGGACGTGCTGGCCAACGTCACCTACCTGCAGGACCTGGACGGCAACGTCATAGGGGGTTTCTGCCTGTACATCGACACCACCGAGATGAAGCGCCAGGCCGCCATCATCGCCGAGCAGAACGAGCGCATCGCCCGGGCCTCGGCAGAGGCGGACGACGTGGCCTCGCAACTGGCTACCGCCTCGGAAGAGCTTTCGGCGCAGATCGAACAGTCCGCGCGCGGCTCGGACATCCAGCGTGAACGCACCGCCGAGGCCGCCACCGCCATGGAAGAAATGAACGCCAGCGTGCTGGAAGTGGCCCGCAATGCAGGCGGCGCCGCCGAAATGGCCGAAAAGGCCAAGGCCCGCGCCCAGGAAGGGGCCGAGGTGGTGGACGGCTCGGTGCGCACCATCCAGCATGCCCATGATCTGGCATCGCACCTCAAGGCCGACATGGCCGAACTGGGCACCCAGGCCCAGGGCATCGGCCAGATCATGAACGTCATTGCCGACATCGCCGACCAGACCAACCTGCTGGCGCTGAACGCCGCCATCGAGGCGGCCCGGGCCGGGGACGCCGGGCGCGGCTTTGCCGTGGTGGCCGACGAGGTGCGCAAGCTGGCCGAAAAGACCATGACCGCCACCAACGAGGTGGGCAGCGCCATCCGGGGCATTCAGGAAAGCGCGCGCAAGAACATCGACAATACCGAAAAGGCCACCGCCGCCATTGAAGAAGGCACGGGCATGGCCCGCCGTTCCGGCGACGTGTTGCGCGAGATAGTGGGCCTTGTGGAAAGCACCGCCGATCAGGTGCGGTCCATCGCCACGGCGTCCGAGCAGCAGTCCGCCGCCAGCGAGGAAATCAACCGCTCCACCGACGAGATTACCCGCATCGCCGCCGAAACGGCGGAAGCCATGCGCCACTCGGCGCAGGCGGTGGAAGACGTCTCGCGGCTGGCGTCGGACCTGAAGCGGGTCATTGGCGACATGCGCAGCTGA
- a CDS encoding cyclase family protein, with protein MPRGLTFTRLADLAHPIGSGMPRWPGDPPVTFLDVASREEDGYDLRVFAMGEHSGTHVNAPLSFLPGGADVRTAAPWPLLLPLAVLDLRGRAATDPGARCTPDEVRAWEATHGRVPRGCLFVCNTGWHRLWSDPDRFMGVQWGALRAGPGDASPMVFPSFTTDAVHLLVHERGAAGIGIDTHGVDAPDDAEFLCNRMALAAGAVVVECLAALDGLPATGAHVLLAPLGLCGGTGAPVAVTAFIS; from the coding sequence ATGCCCCGTGGCCTGACGTTCACCCGCCTGGCGGACCTTGCCCATCCCATCGGCAGCGGCATGCCGCGCTGGCCCGGCGACCCGCCGGTGACCTTTCTGGATGTGGCCAGCCGCGAAGAGGACGGCTACGACCTGCGGGTCTTTGCCATGGGCGAGCACAGCGGCACCCACGTCAACGCGCCGTTGTCCTTCCTGCCCGGCGGCGCGGACGTGCGCACTGCTGCACCGTGGCCGCTGCTGCTGCCCTTGGCCGTGCTGGACCTGCGCGGCAGGGCGGCGACGGACCCCGGCGCGCGCTGCACCCCGGACGAGGTGCGGGCCTGGGAGGCCACCCATGGCCGGGTTCCGCGCGGCTGCCTGTTCGTGTGCAACACCGGCTGGCACCGCCTGTGGTCCGACCCTGACCGGTTCATGGGAGTACAGTGGGGCGCGCTGCGCGCCGGACCGGGGGATGCGTCGCCCATGGTGTTCCCTTCGTTCACGACCGATGCGGTGCACCTGCTGGTGCATGAGCGGGGGGCGGCGGGTATCGGCATCGACACCCACGGGGTGGACGCCCCGGACGACGCGGAGTTTTTGTGCAACCGCATGGCCTTGGCCGCCGGGGCCGTGGTGGTGGAATGCCTGGCCGCGCTGGACGGACTGCCCGCCACCGGGGCTCACGTGCTGTTGGCCCCGCTGGGGTTGTGCGGCGGCACCGGTGCGCCGGTGGCCGTTACGGCGTTCATTTCATAA